ttgtcacacacacacacacttgcgtgCCTATACAAACACACGTGTATACGTAATCACACACGCACTGGCACAGTGTAACACACAGTCAAACTTACACAGTCTGGGTGGAGGACCAGTTTTTAAGGCTTCCTCAAAGTGGAAACTTCTGCTTTTCTGTGTGGGggatatctctctttctctccttacgcttctctctctctacaaacaTCACGCTCTGTGCTGCTCGTCCTCTCTGCAAAGATTATCTTCTTAAAGCGctctataaaaaatatatttcatttCCTCCTGTAATAATTCTGAACTAAATGGCTTCTCAGTTTCAGTCTTTGCTAGATGGGATGCTGTAAAAGTGCCTTTGCCCGCTGTGTTTCAAGATAAATGTTTTCTTGTCTAGTCTGACGTGAATGTGTCTACTGTTCTCTTGTGTTCTATGATGACTTCAGCATGTGGCCTAATGTCGTgctcctatctgtctgtctgtctgtctctacctctattaatctctacctctctgcctgtctgcctctctgcctctctgtctgtttgccacttgtctctctgcctttctgtctatatgccactgtctctctgcctctttctctctgcctctctttctccccccaaaGCAGTTGTCTCAGCCTTTCAGACCCAAGCAGGTACACTCATCTCTTTGGACTTCACCATCTCTAACTTTTTCACTCTTTCTACCTCACTACCTTTCTACCTCACTACCGTTCTACCTCACTACCGTTCTACCTCACTACCGTTCTACCTCACTACCGTTCTACCTCACTACCGTTCTACCTCACTATCTTTCTACCTCACTATCTTTCTACCTCACTATCTTTCTACCTCACTATCTTTCTACCTCACTATCTTTCTACCTCACTATCTTTCTACCTCACTATCtttctacctcactacctcactacctctctacctcactaCCTTTCTACCTCACTACCTTTCTACCTCACTACCCTTCTACCTCACTACCTTTCTACCTCACTACCTTTCTACCTCACTACCTTTCTACCTCACTACCTTTCTACCTCACTACCTTTCTACCTCACTACCTTTCTACCTCACTACCTTTCTACCTCACTACCTTTCTACCTCACTACCTTTCTACCTCACTACCTTTCTACCTCACTACCTTTCTACCTCACTACCTTTCTACCTCACTACCTTTCTACCTCACTATCTTTCTACCTCACTACATTTCTACCTCACTACATTTCTACCTCACTACATTTCTACCTCACTACATTTCTACCTCACTACATTTCTACCTCACTACCTTTCTACCTCACTACCTTTCTACCTCACTACCTGTCTACCTCACTACCTTTCTACCTCACTACATTTCTACCTCACTACCTTTCTACCTCACCTCCAACTAATATAACATGCCATGCTTTTCCCTCCACCTGTCATGCATTAGAAACATAGACAAGAACCTTCACCCAACTTCCATATAGCCCACCTCTACATatgatatatttaagcaataaggcccgagggggtgtggttaTTGGCCAATATACaacgactaagggctgttcttatccacgacgcaacgcggagtgcctggatacagcccttagccgtggtatattggccatataccacaaagtCCAGAGATGCCTTATTAGTCAAGAatagccttattgctattataaactgtataccacgggtatgacggCTAAGggatgtatccaggcactccgcgttgcgtcgtgcgtaaagaacagcccttagccgtgatattttggccatataccacaaagtccagagatgccttattgctattataaactggttagcaatgtaattagagcagtaaaaataaatgttttgtcatacccgtggtatacaggctgtcagccaatcagcattcaggcctCGAACCACCAGTTTATCCATAATGTGTTGAAAATAGTTCTAGTTGAATGTACAATAGTTCTAGAATGTCTCTTCTAGGTCATCCAACACATGTATTATGAATTCTACTTCTAAATGAATTCAACAAAACCCACCAGAAAGAAAGTTTTACTTGCCAAATTTGTAAGACCCAATTAAGGAGCATGATTTAAAATGCCAGCCAGAAAGTCTTAAGAAACAGAAATCATTTGGGCTATCATTATTGAGGAGCTCTACAGTCTACAGGATAATTGCTCTCTCCAGTGCTTTTAACGGATGCTAATATGGATGCTAATCAATCTGACACATAAGAAACCTCTATACAACGCATCAGGGAAAGACATGCAGATAGTGTGTTACCTGCTAAAGCcatacgcgcgcacacacacacacacacacacacacacacacacacacacacacacacacacacacacacacacacacacacacacacacacacacaggcctattAGTGCAGCTGACACCGCAGTACACTGCACTCTCCAGGACTGTCTATGTACAGTAGCTAACCTCCCCAAGTCAGCGTCACCCTCTGCCTCCTTTCACAGAGTGACTAcagttacaccccccccccccccccccgttctgcTAGGCTCTGTTAAGACGTGTACAGCTTATTTTCTCCAGCAAGCTCTCGCAGCAAAAGAGCAAGCACAAGACGTCTTCTAAGCCTCGGCGCCTTCCCGCCCAAGTCAACAAagctgttgttttgttgttgctcagtctgagagagagagagagagagaagggttgttTTGTTTCTCTGTTAGTGGGTGGCATATCAGGCTAACTGGGAGGTTAGAGAGCATTAGGGGGCGAGGGTAGTGACCACTCTTCTAGCCTCACGGAGGAGAGCAgtggaagagacacacacacacacacacacacacacggcttgtCTGTGTACAGTGCATAATGCACTACCATCAACAGTGTGTTCAGATTAACATGCAGACACCCAAAAGAGACCATACTGCATAGCTGGTCCCGCTCGTTACCATGCTCTAGTATTGTTACCTCACAGGTGCTTGCACTGACAAAGAGTAATGCATTTGGTTTGGAGTGTTTTGACTTTGTGCTATGCTGTGAAAAAGGGAATAGTTTTTCTGGTGGCAGTGAATAGCTACTCCAGTGTTAACCACCATTAATGTTAAGCTAGCTGTGGTTGTTGAAACGTTGTTCTGTGGTTGTTGAAGCGTTGTGCTAACAGTTTGCGCTAACCGTATGACTTTGCAGTGGTGGTGAGTGAGCCCTGCTATGCTACAACGTCAATGGGTgattctgtgtgtctgtgtggacttatgtgtgtgtgtgacagggttcTGCCTCTGGGGTACCGGGAACCCCTGTGGTACTCCTCAGCTCTCTGAACACGGACGCAGTGTGTGAGCGCGTCAAACAGATCGCCGGCATGGACTCTAACATGCTGGGCCAGTATACCGCCACTATCAAGAAGGTCAGGCCTGCTacacacaccgtcacacacaccatcacacacacatatatattgcTCCTGTTTATACAACACCTTAGTCAATAAAGTTTATACAAAAGATTCTAAATTGTATCCATTTGCACACAAGGTTTATTTTGGTCTATCAATATCTTTATCAACTTTATATGGCTCAACAAAACAGCTAATGTCTCTGTCTGCATTGAGCAGCTTCTAGTCCATTTATAAATTATCTATAGACAGGATGTCATGAAAGCTTCTAGAccacagtcagtcagccagcccagCTAACAACGCTTCTTGTGTCTTTATGTGAAAAGTCCTCCTTGTTTGGTGAGGTACAGAACCGGAAGTATATAAATATATGTAATATAAGCTCGCCTTTTGAAAACAGGACTCCTGTTGAAAATGCATACATTTCTTTAACCTCTCTTAGAAGGGTTTCTTGCCATCTGAAAGAGTTCCATATGCCTCTACTTTTCTTTATTGAACATATGGCCCTACTTCAATCAACGTATTCCTACTTTACTCAACTTATGCCTATTTATACCCTAATTTATACAGTATAGGGCTGTTTCCAGGACACGGATTAAGTCTAGCAGCATAGTCCTGGACTTAAAAGATATCTTGattgagaatctccattgaaattGCTTTCTACTCCAATATGTGTCTTTATCTGTGTCCAAACCGGCCCTATGTGCCTGTATTTGGTTAGTAGTGAacttgtctctgcctctctctgtgttagGCCAATGTGAATGGCCGGGTGCTGTCTCAGTGCAACCTGGAAGAGCTGAAGAATGAAATGAACATGAACTTTGGGGACTGGCAGCTCTTCAGAGGCATGGTAAGACAAAACCTCCACCTCCGCTCTTAaatacgttacatccttattttATTGATTTAATGTGTACTTTAATATCAGCATCCTGATTTTTATTCACCGGagttgtgtttttgtgtgttgtttttttgtcttctTAAAATCGGGGCGTCTTGAGCCTTCTCTGGAGACATTGGAGGATGTTATAATCCGTACTAAGAGAAAGTCTGCCGTCTGCTTTGCTCGCTCAAGGGGCTGGAATCAGGAACACATGTAAATGGAGTTGATCAGATGACCGTTTGAGCCTCCTTCTACTAACTGACGTTGTGTTGCCAGAACAAGGCCGTCCAGCCTGAGATCTGGAGGAAGGTTATTGTCAGTGGGAGCTACAGTCAGCCAGTCTCCTGGGGTCGGATTCTGAAAACCAGCTGCGCGGCTTTACGAAAACTAGCATGCTCTCCTCCTCGAAGCACATCCCATGCCATCTGACGTGGACGCCAGACCACTTATCCCTACAGGCCCTGTAGAGTTCAACCGAACTTCTAGCATCACCATCCGTGGTGCCTTCTGTATTGAACTAAAATACTAGTACTGACTTCGTGTTTGTAGCCTAATAAGATGATTGTGATGTATTGGCTTCATACAGTATCTGATGGTTATCTGGTATATTATAGATGCAGTGTTGTGTTGAGTCTATTTCTGTTTGTTATATGTTGGGTTTCATAGATGGTGGTGATACTCTATAGTGGTGATACTGTATATTGGCTCTGTAGAGTTAGTAGTTGTATGTTGGGTTTCATAGATAGTGGTGATACTGTATATTGGCTCTGTAGAGTTAGTGGTTGTATGTTGGGTTTCATAGATAGTGGTGATACTGTATATTGGCTCTGTAGAGTTAGCGGTTGTATGTTGGGTTTCATAGATAGTGGTGATACTGTATATTGGCTCTGTAGAGTTAGTGGTTGTATGTTGGGTTTCATAGATAGTGGTGATACTGTATATTGGCTCTGTAGAGTTAGTGGTTGTATGTTGGGTTTCATAGATAGTGGGGTTTCAtagatagtgatgatattgtATATTGGCTCTGTAGCTCGTGGTTATTTCCTATGTTGATTCTCTACCTTGTATTGTGGTGACAGGTTTACTCTAGAACTGGTAGTATATTTACCTGTCTAAGtcatctctcttcttccctctgtctcccaGGTGATGGAGCAGCGTAATGTGGAGGGCCAGCGTCATAGGGAGGGCCAGGCCCTGCAGGATGAGTCCCGTGCGGCCAGCGAGCAGGGCAGCAGCGTGGTCAACATGGAGACGGCCAGGCAGCAGGGCCAGGGAGCTCCCCATGAGGTGGGCGGCTACATCCTGAACCTCAGCTTCGAGGAGCTCAGTACCCTGGGCCTGAGCCTGGAGGAACCCACCCAGACACGCAGAGAGACTACACAGCACTGGCCCATGGTGAGGagttcagcacacacacacacactcagcggtGGGGAGTTGaacttacacacatacatacactcatacacacacacacatgttcgtatgcacacacagtacatacagacTCTGGCACTATTTTCTGCTCATAACACAGATAAACACATTCACAGACACTTACAAAGCCATCCAAACACCCTTAAAGCACACATCTAAGCAGTCACACATCTAAGCAGTCACACATCTAAGCAGTCACACATCTACATTTACTCAAGCAGTCATTGGTTGAGGAAGTTGAGGTGGCGggagacacacaccaccaccaaaaGGCGGGGTGTTAGAAAAGCTATTATttttgctctctctgctctcaaatAAAGAATTGTAAGTTCAACGGCAGCACCATAACCACAAACTTCATGAGTTTGTGCTTTTTCTCACCCTTTCGCCCATACCAGTAACGTCCATGACACGCTCGTTCCCCCCTCAACCATAACAAAACACTTTATACCCCCTGTTCCCCTTTTCTTCTCCCCTCCCCCAGGCGGCCACCCACCATACCCCGAATATGTCCAGCCTCAACTCCCAGGAGTCATCCAACGACATCTGCAAACTTACGGACAAGCAGCAGGCAGAGTACCGCGATGCCTACCGTGAGTACATCGCCCAGATGACCCAGCTGGACGTGGCcggaggcaggggagagaagtCTGTCCAGCCCCACCTGGGCCAGTTCCTCCAATACCGAGATGCCAGAAACCCAGAAGAGAATGCCAAAGACGGGTCCGAGAAGGATGGCCGTAAGCCCTCTTTCCCTACCAAGAGAGGTGCTAAAGCCACAGACGTTGTTGACACTGATGTGCCCCTGGACCCCATCAGCGAAGAGGATGAGAAGCTTGACGCCTCCAAAACAGGCCGTTCCAAGGTAAAGGGACCAGGGCCTCGCTACCACAAGGTGCCCAGCAACGAGGAGGAGGAGTCCGGGCCGGAGGAATCAGAAAACACCCCTCTGCTCAACGAAGGGGATGCCCAAGCTCCCAGCAACATCGCCCTGAACAAGAACTCGTCCGACTCGGGTGTGAGGTCTGGCGAGAGCTCCTCAGACCACTCCCTGGAGGAAGTGTTAGTGGAAGCAGAAGAGGAAGGGGTTAATAAACTGGAATTGGAGGGTCTGGTCAAGAAGAGGGGCCTGCTGCCCAGCAGTCTGAGCGGCCTTCAGGATTCCACTATCACCCGCATGTCCATCTGCTCTGAGGCCCCCTCCGAGGGCAGCCTAATGGCCTCCAGTCCCGATGAAACCTGGTTCCGCTCCAGCTCCTCCGTGAGCAACCTCAACAgcacccccagcaccaccacgCTCAACAACAACAGAAACAGCAGCAACAACGCTGCCACCACCAACACTAGCCAAGACAACCAAGACACAGAGAGCTCCACCCCAGTCCTCATCACCCCAGGCTCCAGCACCAGCTCTACCTCCACCACGAGGCCCGTCCACAACCAGAACCTGTGTGGGATCATCCATAAGAGGGCGCTGGGCACCGGCGAGGCCCTCAAAGGCTGCACAGGGGCCCCTGACGCTATTGTcttggaggacgagagagagagtgtcctGTGAGAGGGGCCCGGGCCTTTTTGGAGGAGGTACCATAGATGTTTGATGATGTGATGTGCTACAAAAAATAAATGCCTTTCACCAATCCTGTGTTACATTGATATGGATGGCAATCAAAACAGGCCTATTAATCTGTGACTTCGTTTAAAAAATATTTGAGAGAAGAAGTTGATATGCggatcagtaaacatcaatttACATGAAAAGAATCACCTTTTTTTCCAACCATAGAAATATTAAATCATTTGGGTTGAAGAAATTCAATGTCCTGAATAGATTTTGTGAAATCATTTGAAAGTTAATGATGATGACATCAGACTAAAATGGAATATACGTCAAATTGAAATGGCCCTCTAATTCAATTAAGTGTGCTGTCATGTTCACTTTAGCTGTTACTAAATAATGGTAGTGAATTGTTAAATAATGGTAGTGAATTGTTGGATAATTGTAGTGAATTATGGAGTTGTGTGCATGAATGTTGTGTTGGTGacattacagtacagtggtgTGTGTTGGTGCAATGTGTTCTGTACTTTGTGATTGGTTACTGAAATCTGAGTTGGCTTTATGTGCTTGAAAACAAAAAAGTTTTCCTAATTTTTAGTTATCAAGTACCTATTAAAATATGTCATTTTCAGAGTTAATTTATGTAGCGTGGCTGTGGATTGGCGTTCCGACACCTTTTTTCCATGTGACTGAAAGGTCTATTTGCCCAAGAATATACTGATATTTTGTgctataattaaaaaaaataaaaaatcatctTTAGTGTGAACAGTGATGTGGTAAACCTGAGTTTCCCCATGCGCTACGGATGTCCATCCGAGGTTCTGAACCTTTTTCAGAGTGCAATGTGAAGCTATGTATTTGTGAAATAAAACATGTTGTCTGAAGCTTTTTGCCTGAAACATATTTTACTTCCTGCATAAAGTATAACAGTTTAAAAGTTGCTTCCGTCCCTTGAACTAAACTTTTCCAATGAGCTCAAAAGTTGACTCCTTTGTTCAAAATGTGCCATTATTTAATGAATATCCCATGCTCCCATAcacactgaacaaatatataaatgcaacatataaagtgttggtccgatGTTTCATGAGctcaaataaaagatcccagaaatgtacaATActtacaaaaagcttatttctcaaatgttgtgcacaaatttgttgacatccctgatagtgagcatttctcctttgccaagataatccatccacctgacaactgtggcatatcaagaagattaTTAAAAAACATgagcattacacaggtgcaccttgtgttggggacaataaaaggccactaaaatgtgtagttttgtcacacaacacaatgccacagatgtacgtccaaccagcctcacaagcGCAGGTcacatgtatggcgttgtgtgggcgagtggttgctgatgtcaatgttgtgaacagaatgcccaatggtggcggtggggttatggtatgggccaacataagctacggacaacgaacacatttgcattttatcgatggcaatttcaatgcacagagataccgtgatgagatacTGAGGTTCGTTGTCataccattcatccgccgccatcacttcatgtttcagcaggataatgcacGACCCCATGATGCAAGAATCAGtagacaattcctggaagctgaaaatgtcccaggtcttccatggcctgcaaacagacatgccacccattgaccatgtttaggatgctctggattgacgtgcaCGACGGCGTGTTAAGAGTTcctgacaatatccagcaactttgaaGAGCCAACATTCCACAGATCACAATCAGACTGATCAATGTGAAGgcgatgtgtcgcgctgcatgaggaaaagggtcacaccagatagtgactggttttctgatccacggccctaccatttttttttttaaggcatcTGTTACCAGATGCATTtctgcattcccagtcatgtgaaatccatagattaggccctagtgaatttatttcaattgacctatttctttatatatattttttttaattgttcCATGTTAAgtctatatttttgtttagtatctaATGGGTTAAGACGCAATTGCATTAGCTGGTGTCAGCGCGGTACTTTTTTCACCAGTAGGTGGCGGACTGCCCATAAAAACCCTCATTAGCCTTGGTCACTAAACGTGGGCATGAACTTTCACTTGTGGGGAAAAGATGATTTGAAGGCCATGTTAGTTATGTCACAATATACATATGCAATGTAATTATATTTTAACCTATTATATGCCCTTTGTATGTTGGGCACACATATAGGCTCAATTACGAGTGTACTGTTAATTAAGGAACTTTAATTTGCCAATGAGACTTGTGGGGAAATTGAGCCTGAGCTTTTCTACCTGTACAAATGGAACAATGTTTCAAATGCAATAGTTTAGGCTTGCATGGTAAACGGTTAATCCAATCCATTTGGAGGGAAATTGTGGTTTTAGGTGCGCATGGTCCAGTGTCCAGGTAGTTCAGTGTACAGTTGTACAGACAAACTAATGTGTCGTTGCCTAATATTTTCACATCGTAAAATCTTACGGAGATCTATGAAATGGCTCTGCGTTTCTTTTCTACAAAATAGTCTATTCAACACTGGCACGCCATTTAAAATGACATTGTTTGGTCAAGTGTTTAGAGGTTAGCAGTTTCCCGAGGAGCAGATTAATGCAGAATTATTCTCAAGTGAGATAATCGCGTTAATGGCCCAATGTCCTATACACCCTGGGAATATGCCCCTGCAGTGCGTGTTTTGAGGTAGAATTAGGTCTCATTTCCTGAACACTGTCAAGATGAGAAAGGTCAACTAGAGTCCTGCTGTGTGTGAACTGTAAAAGACTCACGTAGTCAATAAGAATTGTATAGTTTGTCCATTGCGGCCCAAAGAAATGACTCAAGAATTTCTCATCATTCGAATCATTCAGTTGACAACTGTTATAAAATATTAACATTACCACTGAATGGGCCGGTTAACGCGCTGGAATTGAAACTCGTGACAACCTGGCATTGCAGAACCATTTTCAGTTAGACATAAAAGTGTCAGTCTTTACCTTTTGCAAACTCAAGCATATCTCGCGGTCTGTCATCTAGGCTACAAGTTTCCATACAGCAGGAAAACATGTTCAAATAATGCATTTGGTTTATTTTTTGTATAAAAAAGGTACAATTTACATTATTACTTTTATAAAAAGTTTCAGCATAATTAAGTACAGCATTACACTTTTGCAGAAATGTGCAATTCCTTTAACTATACAAGATAAACCTCCGAGCGAGTTCACAAGGTTTCACTTGTTCATTTCATTTTTTACAATGTCCAGTCCTTGATGTGCCAAGAAGAGTAACAATTCTGACAAGACAGACTACATTTTATACAGTAACTAACCAATGCGTCTTCTATTCACGAGCCAACTCcgcaaaaaaaaaaagacttcAAGGGGGATAAAGGGAAATCCTTGTGACAATAATCTCTCATTTGTTTTTCTCCCAGTTTCGGGAATATAGCGCGCCTTCCATTTCAAGAAAGGACAAAAAAAAGTCTTAAATTAAATAATATGAGTGTCCGAACTGAAAACACATCACATAGATTGTCCTTTAAGCAAAGTCTTTTGATTCAATTAAAGAAATTCCAGAACCTGAGGACAAAAATAGAGGGGAAAAAGCCCGGTTCCGAggtcctgtgtgtgttgtgtcttaACCAAACAAACGCCTGCAAAAGATTCAGAAAGAGGCATGTTTAGAAAATGCAAACAGGGCAGAGATCCGGACAGACTGGCGCCAGGGAGGAAGCCGCAGTATTAAGATTTAACCAAACACTCAAATACTGAGCAAACCCTGGGCTCCAgatgtagcctacacacacacacagtacagacagacactagAGCAGCATACGGCACTTTCGCACACAACTTCAGCCTACAATCTGGGAGAGAATCAGATCGTAATTGCAGTTCAACTGGCGCCTAGCCTCCGATTGCACCAATTATGTGCAGACATCTAGTAGTAATCTGAACCATTTATTTTATATTACAGATGCTCTGCATTGTAGATAGACAGCGTCGCTGCAGCTGTGCTATTACGACGTTATAACAAATAATTGCCTATactgttttaaaaaatatatgcaaTGCCATTTCGTTTATATATTGAACCATTAACAATGAGCGTGATTATACTGTCAGCAATACACACTGGCGTTCATTTTCTTTCTATTCTGCCACAACTGCCTGTAGTAGGCTAATAGACAAGCAAATCCCAGACATAATATTGCAGACAGGTGATAGAAGCGTACTTACTGCTTTAACGATGAAGAGTCCTGCTGTCATCCGTTATCAGGTCTGATGGGAACTCCGGAGACTGAAAAACAAACCTTCATTAGCACTGCCGCAGTCAAATAGGCCTACGTGGAATTATTAATGAGCGTACACATTAAAAGTCCTACCCTCTCAATCTTGATAATGGAAAACATGCCTTTTGTAACCAAATGGTGTAATTTCACAATAGACCATAATTACGCATAGAAAACGCACTCAAATAGGTTCATACCATTAGCAAAATCGACCCAACCAAATGTAGCCTACGTCTTTGTTAATATTCTTTGGATATTTCAGACAATAGTAGGTCGGCCCATCCTTACCTGTAATGACAAGATGCTGATATCTGTATTGAGAGTTGTTAGGGGAGTCCTGGGTGTAGCTTGCCCTGGTCGCGGGTGATGGAGGCTCGTTATTGCGACATTGGAGTCAAGTGCGATCTGCAGGTCCAGAATATAGTCGATGACATGCTGCAGGATTTCCATCTTGCTTACGTTCTTGTTCTGAGGGATGCTAGGCACCAGCTCCTTCAGCTTGGAGTAGCAGTCGTTCATGTTGTAAAGCAGGCTTAAAGGATCATCCACGGGAGTCTTGCTCCGAGAGATTCCCAGACTGTGTTCGGACAGATTCGCGCTGTTTTTCCGGAAAGACCTTACTGGGCTTATCGCTTTCATATTGACACTTCGTGTGAGACGTTCAGTTCGTTCGTTGAGATATTTGTTTTAGTATTCTTTCTATTCCTTCACAGACGGTCGGTGAGCAAACGGACTGGTTTAACAAGCTGTCATTGTGGTTTATATAGCCAGCAGGCTGGGTTTGCTACGCAGGGGTTTTATTGGTGCCGATTGGATGGATTAGCTACGTCAATCACTCCCCTCGTGCCCAACCATTGCTTCAGCATGCTTCACAGTCAGGTCCCTCCTTTTTTCCGTCTTCTCAGCCAGTGAAAACGCATGTTGATGGTGGCACTGTGAGAGCGCTCTTCAGCTCCGGTGGGCAATTTGGAAAATTGAGCCCTTACCTGTTTCTGATCAAGAAAATTAATGATTTGTAATTTGGAACCAGGAGCTTGTCAAGCTGGAGCGTGCATTTCTCTGATGGTTTTAATGTTGCTTTAAAGCCTTTCTCAATGAATTAATTTAAGAATATTAAATACGAAATCTTAGAATGATTTGTATCCATGCGTAAATTGCGCAATTACGCACCACGATGTATTAAGGTGAAGGGGCTGATAAGTGTCACAATATCTTGCTTTATAGTCAAGATTGGGAGAGGTCTCGCTCTCACACAT
The sequence above is a segment of the Salvelinus fontinalis isolate EN_2023a chromosome 15, ASM2944872v1, whole genome shotgun sequence genome. Coding sequences within it:
- the LOC129811462 gene encoding DNA-binding protein inhibitor ID-2-like, with protein sequence MKAISPVRSFRKNSANLSEHSLGISRSKTPVDDPLSLLYNMNDCYSKLKELVPSIPQNKNVSKMEILQHVIDYILDLQIALDSNVAITSLHHPRPGQATPRTPLTTLNTDISILSLQSPEFPSDLITDDSRTLHR